The DNA region TCAAGGATACAAACTCTGCTTATTGGCATGCTATTGCCGCGCTCAAGGAGCGTGGTGGTGTAATGCTTTATGACCACTTTCTTATTTCATGCGGAGCCCCACTAAGGCAGAAAAAGCATACCCCACCAGAGAAAATTCTAGAGCGTCTAGAGATGCATGAAATTTTATCAGTGAGGGAAATTGACGGTTTTGGGCGTTGTGTTCTTCTTACCCAGTATGAACAGGAACTTCAATTTATCCTTCCAGATATACGGGCAAGGTTTATTGCAGAGAAAATCTTGATGGGTGCTATTTCTCAGTGGGCTAAAAACCTTGGTTTAGTGAGCTACAACATCTTCACAGATAGAGATGCTGAAGAGTTACCATCGGTGAGTACCACTTTATGGGATATGGCGGGGCCATCGTATATATCTCCATTAGTTAATATGGGTAAGGATGAAACCTCTAAGGTTAAGCCAGGTTTTTTTGCCTGTGACATCCTGCTAAACAAACGACTCAGTGAAGATGGAATACAGCCGTTTCTGAGAAAGTGTAGAACGCTACGTGGGTTGCCTAACGTTGGGCGGTGTATGCAAATGTTTGTTGCTAATGAATATCATAAAGAAGCTTTCAGGCTGGCAAAAGAAGCTGGTGTATTACCAGCGACCGTAGAAACGCTTTTTGGGCATGATGTTGCTAAAGGACTAACAAGCTTGCTTCGGACATTAGAGAGTGCGGCTCATGCTGTCACTATAGAGCCGGAAAGGTTTAATGAGTTATTTGACCAACTCGGAAAGATAGAGGGAGCGGTTGGTAACCTAAGAGGTGTCTTATTTGAGTATTTTTCAGCTAGTGTAGTTGAGAAAGCCTATCGCACTTCTTGTGTCCGGTTGAATGAACTATGCAAAACGCTTGATGGGAGTAGTGCCGAATCAGATATCATCGCTGAATTAAATACAGGGCAAATTTTATTTATTGAGTGTAAAGGCCACCAGCCAAACGGAACCGTTTCGCATGATGAAGTGAAGCGATGGCTTCAGGTGAGGGTGCCAACACTTAGAAAGTATGCTTTAGAGCATCCGGACTGGAAGAAAAAAGAGCTTTGCTTTGCTTTGTGGACTTCGGGTGGATTTTCTGAGGATTCCCTAGAATTGCTGTCGCAAGCAAAGGAGAACACTAGTAAGTACAAGCTAGATTATTGTGATGCAGAAGCTGTTCTGAAAATTGTCAAAAGCTGTAATGATAAAGAAATGCTTAAGACTTACTTCAAGTGTTTTCTTGATTACCCGCTGAAAAAATTAGAGAAAGAATGGCTGAACGCCCTCGATAGTGAGAGCGTTTGAGCGTTGATTACCAAATCGGAGTTGTATCGGCATCGTAGAACTCTATGTCTATGCCTCGATTGAGAAATCTATCTGCATTTGCCATTGATTCACGGTTCCATTCTTCATTTTCATCGCCGTAGATACTGATGAAGACTTTGTTTACTCTACTGCGATTAATTTGGTCGAATATGTGGCGGTCATTATCTGCTATCGAATGACCATGGATATACAAGACACCCTCGAGACTACCTAAAGCATGATAACAAGCGTTGAGGTAGGGGTTGTGTTTAATTTTCTCTAGTTTTTTCTGATGGGTCGGTTCTGATACAAATAGCGGAAACTCACCAGCCCTCTCTGTCAGACTAGTTGTCGCGCTTAATATTCAACCATTAAACAGAGGGCGTGGAGTAACAATGAAACATTATTCAGCGCAAAGCAAAGAGTCGGCTCTTCAGAAGATGATGCCTCCAAATAATATAGCAATAGCCCAATTATCAATCGAGATGGGGATTGGTGA from Vibrio casei includes:
- a CDS encoding DUF4917 family protein, whose translation is MLSATTSLTERAGEFPLFVSEPTHQKKLEKIKHNPYLNACYHALGSLEGVLYIHGHSIADNDRHIFDQINRSRVNKVFISIYGDENEEWNRESMANADRFLNRGIDIEFYDADTTPIW